Proteins from a genomic interval of Hemicordylus capensis ecotype Gifberg chromosome 14, rHemCap1.1.pri, whole genome shotgun sequence:
- the LINGO4 gene encoding leucine-rich repeat and immunoglobulin-like domain-containing nogo receptor-interacting protein 4 isoform X1, with protein sequence MAARTLLDAPLTWMCFWPLLLLLLIPVALLVESGWSCPSRCNCLSQDKVVSCNGRHLTAVPGGIPPDSEFLDLSHNRLRTLHQGMFSRLRALKELDLSRNFLSNIEPGAFNGLQKLMTLRLKRNRLKIILADFFTGLPNLTVLDISENKIVVFMDYSFQDLSNLKKLEAGDNHLVLVSDRAFSGLQGLRQLTLEKCNLTGIPTQALSLLCHLVELRFKVLNISIIPDHSFQKLPHLKVLEIHRWPFLTALAPRSLSDLNITSLSITSCNLSVIPYEAIKHLAYLRFLDLSHNPISMIHGRRLVDLLRLQEFHLTGGRLVTIQAKAFQGLNHFRLLNVSGNDLQTLEESVFHSVGNLEVLRLDGNPLACDCRLLWIVRRRRRLNFEAQQPACATPLTVEGKVFQEFSEILPGHFTCRKSEIRDKTPQAVSVEEGGQATLTCKSEGDPPPTVSWLSPRKIPFHARQKGRIHVLPNGTLEIRHALLQDSGPYRCVASNIAGNDTLVAHLHVHASTPLWNDSFLWNNLSLLNASDAFHPFFLDIGTMVGVLAIGFVPFLCSVSICFLLIFLWSKGKGNVKHLVIESAPRWPRGYKAVSRRRRTAPKKPR encoded by the coding sequence ATGGCTGCCAGGACCCTGCTGGATGCTCCTCTAACCTGGATGTGCTtctggcccctcctcctcctcctcctcatcccagtGGCCCTCTTGGTGGAGTCTGGCTGGAGTTGCCCTTCGAGATGCAACTGCTTGTCCCAGGACAAGGTGGTCTCCTGCAACGGCCGGCACCTGACAGCCGTGCCCGGTGGCATCCCTCCCGATTCCGAGTTCCTGGACTTGAGCCACAACCGCCTCCGCACCCTCCACCAGGGGATGTTCTCCCGCCTCCGGGCCTTGAAGGAGCTGGACCTGAGCCGGAACTTCCTCTCCAACATCGAGCCTGGGGCCTTCAACGGCCTTCAGAAGCTGATGACCCTCCGGCTGAAGCGCAACCGGCTGAAGATCATCCTGGCCGACTTCTTCACGGGGCTCCCCAACCTCACGGTCCTGGACATCAGCGAGAACAAGATCGTTGTCTTCATGGACTACTCCTTCCAAGACCTCTCCAACCTCAAGAAGCTGGAGGCCGGAGACAACCACCTGGTCTTGGTTTCCGACCGAGCGTTCAGCGGCCTCCAGGGGCTGCGGCAGCTCACCTTGGAGAAATGCAACCTGACCGGCATCCCAACGCAGGCGCTCTCTCTCCTTTGCCACCTCGTGGAGCTCAGGTTCAAGGTCCTGAACATCAGCATCATTCCCGACCACTCCTTCCAGAAACTGCCCCACCTGAAGGTCCTGGAGATCCACCGGTGGCCGTTCCTGACTGCTCTGGCGCCCCGCAGCCTCTCTGACTTAAACATCACCTCCTTGTCCATCACCAGCTGCAATCTCAGCGTCATCCCTTATGAGGCCATCAAGCACTTGGCCTACCTGCGGTTCCTCGACCTCTCTCACAACCCCATCTCTATGATCCACGGGAGGAGGCTGGTAGACCTCTTGAGGCTTCAGGAGTTCCATCTCACAGGCGGCCGGCTGGTCACGATACAGGCCAAAGCTTTCCAGGGCCTCAACCACTTCCGTCTCCTCAATGTCTCTGGCAATGACTTGCAAACCCTCGAGGAAAGTGTCTTCCACTCTGTGGGGAACCTAGAGGTCCTCCGCTTGGATGGAAACCCTCTGGCTTGTGACTGCCGCCTTCTGTGGATCGTCCGGAGGCGGAGAAGGCTGAATTTTGAAGCCCAGCAACCAGCCTGCGCCACCCCCTTGACGgtagaagggaaagtcttccaaGAATTCTCAGAGATCCTGCCCGGCCATTTCACTTGTCGAAAGTCCGAGATTAGGGACAAGACACCTCAGGCCGTCAGCGTTGAAGAAGGTGGACAGGCAACGTTGACTTGCAAAAGTGAAGGAGATCCTCCACCCACCGTTTCCTGGCTGTCTCCTCGGAAGATCCCGTTCCATGCCAGGCAGAAGGGTCGGATCCACGTCCTTCCCAACGGCACGTTGGAGATCCGGCACGCGTTGCTTCAGGACAGCGGGCCATACCGCTGCGTCGCAAGCAACATTGCTGGCAACGACACCCTGGTAGCCCATCTCCACGTCCATGCCTCCACTCCACTTTGGAACGACTCCTTCCTCTGGAACAACCTCAGCCTTCTCAATGCCTCAGATGCCTTCCACCCCTTCTTCCTTGACATTGGCACCATGGTGGGGGTCCTGGCCATTGGGTTTGTGCCCTTTCTCTGCTCCGTCAGCATTTGTTTTCTCTTGATCTTCCTCTGGAGTAAGGGCAAAGGGAACGTCAAGCACCTTGTCATTGAGTCTGCCCCCCGCTGGCCTCGCGGTTACAAGGCTGTGTCTCGCAGACGGAGAACAGCCCCGAAAAAACCCAGATGA
- the LINGO4 gene encoding leucine-rich repeat and immunoglobulin-like domain-containing nogo receptor-interacting protein 4 isoform X2, with translation MAARTLLDAPLTWMCFWPLLLLLLIPVALLVESGWSCPSRCNCLSQDKVVSCNGRHLTAVPGGIPPDSEFLDLSHNRLRTLHQGMFSRLRALKELDLSRNFLSNIEPGAFNGLQKLMTLRLKRNRLKIILADFFTGLPNLTVLDISENKIVVFMDYSFQDLSNLKKLEAGDNHLVLVSDRAFSGLQGLRQLTLEKCNLTGIPTQALSLLCHLVELRFKVLNISIIPDHSFQKLPHLKVLEIHRWPFLTALAPRSLSDLNITSLSITSCNLSVIPYEAIKHLAYLRFLDLSHNPISMIHGRRLVDLLRLQEFHLTGGRLVTIQAKAFQGLNHFRLLNVSGNDLQTLEESVFHSVGNLEVLRLDGNPLACDCRLLWIVRRRRRLNFEAQQPACATPLTVEGKVFQEFSEILPGHFTCRKSEIRDKTPQAVSVEEGGQATLTCKSEGDPPPTVSWLSPRKIPFHARQKGRIHVLPNGTLEIRHALLQDSGPYRCVASNIAGNDTLVAHLHVHASTPLWNDSFLWNNLSLLNASDAFHPFFLDIGTMVGVLAIGDSEGQIICRRSGYCIALRFKSRKV, from the exons ATGGCTGCCAGGACCCTGCTGGATGCTCCTCTAACCTGGATGTGCTtctggcccctcctcctcctcctcctcatcccagtGGCCCTCTTGGTGGAGTCTGGCTGGAGTTGCCCTTCGAGATGCAACTGCTTGTCCCAGGACAAGGTGGTCTCCTGCAACGGCCGGCACCTGACAGCCGTGCCCGGTGGCATCCCTCCCGATTCCGAGTTCCTGGACTTGAGCCACAACCGCCTCCGCACCCTCCACCAGGGGATGTTCTCCCGCCTCCGGGCCTTGAAGGAGCTGGACCTGAGCCGGAACTTCCTCTCCAACATCGAGCCTGGGGCCTTCAACGGCCTTCAGAAGCTGATGACCCTCCGGCTGAAGCGCAACCGGCTGAAGATCATCCTGGCCGACTTCTTCACGGGGCTCCCCAACCTCACGGTCCTGGACATCAGCGAGAACAAGATCGTTGTCTTCATGGACTACTCCTTCCAAGACCTCTCCAACCTCAAGAAGCTGGAGGCCGGAGACAACCACCTGGTCTTGGTTTCCGACCGAGCGTTCAGCGGCCTCCAGGGGCTGCGGCAGCTCACCTTGGAGAAATGCAACCTGACCGGCATCCCAACGCAGGCGCTCTCTCTCCTTTGCCACCTCGTGGAGCTCAGGTTCAAGGTCCTGAACATCAGCATCATTCCCGACCACTCCTTCCAGAAACTGCCCCACCTGAAGGTCCTGGAGATCCACCGGTGGCCGTTCCTGACTGCTCTGGCGCCCCGCAGCCTCTCTGACTTAAACATCACCTCCTTGTCCATCACCAGCTGCAATCTCAGCGTCATCCCTTATGAGGCCATCAAGCACTTGGCCTACCTGCGGTTCCTCGACCTCTCTCACAACCCCATCTCTATGATCCACGGGAGGAGGCTGGTAGACCTCTTGAGGCTTCAGGAGTTCCATCTCACAGGCGGCCGGCTGGTCACGATACAGGCCAAAGCTTTCCAGGGCCTCAACCACTTCCGTCTCCTCAATGTCTCTGGCAATGACTTGCAAACCCTCGAGGAAAGTGTCTTCCACTCTGTGGGGAACCTAGAGGTCCTCCGCTTGGATGGAAACCCTCTGGCTTGTGACTGCCGCCTTCTGTGGATCGTCCGGAGGCGGAGAAGGCTGAATTTTGAAGCCCAGCAACCAGCCTGCGCCACCCCCTTGACGgtagaagggaaagtcttccaaGAATTCTCAGAGATCCTGCCCGGCCATTTCACTTGTCGAAAGTCCGAGATTAGGGACAAGACACCTCAGGCCGTCAGCGTTGAAGAAGGTGGACAGGCAACGTTGACTTGCAAAAGTGAAGGAGATCCTCCACCCACCGTTTCCTGGCTGTCTCCTCGGAAGATCCCGTTCCATGCCAGGCAGAAGGGTCGGATCCACGTCCTTCCCAACGGCACGTTGGAGATCCGGCACGCGTTGCTTCAGGACAGCGGGCCATACCGCTGCGTCGCAAGCAACATTGCTGGCAACGACACCCTGGTAGCCCATCTCCACGTCCATGCCTCCACTCCACTTTGGAACGACTCCTTCCTCTGGAACAACCTCAGCCTTCTCAATGCCTCAGATGCCTTCCACCCCTTCTTCCTTGACATTGGCACCATGGTGGGGGTCCTGGCCATTGG AGACTCAGAAGGACAGATCATCTGCCGAAGAAGCGGATACTGCATTGCCTTGAGATTCAAAAGCCGGAAGGTCTGA